TCAAACGATTTCATATACGAATCATACGACTTTATCTGAAGCACTTGAAAAATGGAGAGTTGATTTATTTAAGCCTTTATTGCCAAGGATTTATATGATTGTAGAAGAAATAAATGAAAGATATTGTAAAGAGCTCTGGAACAAATACCCAGGTGATTGGGATCGAATTGAACAAATGGCTATTATTGCTCATGGAGTCGTTAAAATGGCTCATTTAGCAATTGTAGGCAGTAAGAGCGTTAATGGAGTTGCTGAAATCCACACTGAAATTTTAAAACAAAGAGAAATGAAGCTTTTTTATGAGTATGAACCATTCAAATTTAATAATAAAACAAATGGTATTACTCATAGAAGATGGTTACTCCAATGTAATCCTGAGCTTAGTAGCTTAATAAATGATTCGATCGGAGACGGTTGGATACATGAACCAACTCAACTTGAGAATCTATTAGAATATCAAAATGACGAGGCATTCTTAGAGCAATTTATGAATGTAAAGAAAAAGAGAAAAGAAGTTCTCGAAAATTATGTTCACTATACAAATGGAATTGCATTAGATACAGATTCAATTTTTGATATTCAAGTAAAGCGGATGCATGCATATAAAAGACAATTACTAAATGTATTACATATCATGTATTTATATAATCGTTTGAAGGAAGATTCACATTTTAAAATGCATCCTAGAACTTTTATTTTTGGAGCAAAGGCATCTCCTGGCTACTACTTTGCTAAAAAGATCATTAAATTAATTCATTCAGTGGCTGATATTGTCAATAATGATCGCTATATAAGTCAATTTATTAAAGTAATTTTTATTGAAAATTACCGAGTTTCATTAGGTGAAATCATTTTTCCAGCAGCGGATGTTAGTGAACAAATTTCGACAGCAAGTAAAGAAGCTTCGGGTACTGGGAATATGAAATTTATGATGAATGGTGCTTTAACGCTTGGTACACTTGACGGTGCAAATATTGAAATTTTGAGAGAAGTTGGCGAGGAGAATATTTTTACATTCGGACTTACAGCTGATGAGGTATTAAATTATTATCAATACGGCGGATATAAAAGTAGTGATTATTACCATCATGACCTGCGAATAAAAAAGGTGTTAGATCAAATGCTTCACGGATTATTTCCGTTACCAAGAGAAGAATTTGAACCAATTTTTGATTCGCTCATGTCTTATAATGATGAGTATTTCTTACTTAGAGATTTCTCTTCATATGTAAAAGCGCATGAATGTATCAATCATACGTATCAAAATAAAAGGGATTGGGCTATAAAAAGTCTTAACAATGTTGCGAAATCGGGATTTTTTACGAGTGATCGCACGATTCGTCAATATGCATCAGAAATATGGAATATTCATCAAAGAACATTACACCATTCTTAACCTCCTCTTAGATGATTAGGAGGTTTTTCATATAATGATGAAAAGCAAGAAAGGAGAGATACGTTGAAATTCCTTTCAGTTGACTATGATATGGCCTTAGAACTATTACTTTGCATTGAACAGGCATATGCTCAGTTTGATAATGATGGTAAATTTATGATTCCAGCAAGCTATTCATTAGTAGATACAATTAAAGCATGTGCAATTAGCCAGCTCGAATGGTTTGGCTACATTATTGAAAATGATGAATCTGTCATCATTGTGTTTCGTGGAACGAAATCAGATTTGGATTGGTTAGCTGATTTAAAAATTGATCAAGATTTATTTCCTTATGTGATGAACGGTGGGAGTGTCCACTCGGGGTTTCTATCAATTTATCAATCTTTTCGAGAAATGCTTTTAGCAATTGTAAAGGAAAAGGCTCTTTCAAAAAAAATATTCATAACGGGGCATAGCTTAGGTGGTTCATTGGCCACGTTATTAGGATATGAAATAGCAATGACTGGAATTTGTAACCCGAATGTCTATTCATTTGGCTCTCCAAAAGTAGGAAATATAAAGTTTAAAGAAAACTACGATGAAAAGGTTCGGCATAGTTTAAGATTTGTAAATTTATATGATATGGTCCCTCTAAGCCCACCCTTTAAAGTAGAAGTGAAGCCATTAAACATTTATTTAGAATACGTTCAAGTGCAACATCCAATCACTTTTTCATTAAATAAAGGGTCTATTAAAAATAGTCATCATTTATCGACTTATATTGAAGGCGTAAAGAAGATGCAGTTGGATTATGATTATACTCCAACCTTTACTTACAAATTACGTGAGGCAGAGGCAGTAGAAGAAGAAGTAATCTAATAGTACAGAAAAAAACTAGTCAAATTACCTTGACTAGTTTTTTGTATGTAAACAAAAAAACGTCTGAATTAGTCATTACCATCCAGTAGATTTCCAAGGCCACCTAATATACTTCCTTCTTCCTTAGAAGAATTTGGTAAGTATTGACCGATTCGGGAAGCTAATCTTGCTAAAGTTAATGACTGAACCCAAATTGTTCCAGGACCTTGTAATGTAGCGAAGAATAGACCTTCTCCTCCAAAAAGTGCAGTTTTTACATTTCCAACATATTCAATTTCATAATTAACATCACCAGTGAAGCCAACAATACATCCGGTATCGATTTTAATTTTTTCACCTGGTTGAAGAGTTTTTTGGTAAATCGAACCACCAGCATG
This genomic interval from Gottfriedia acidiceleris contains the following:
- a CDS encoding lipase family protein, with the protein product MKFLSVDYDMALELLLCIEQAYAQFDNDGKFMIPASYSLVDTIKACAISQLEWFGYIIENDESVIIVFRGTKSDLDWLADLKIDQDLFPYVMNGGSVHSGFLSIYQSFREMLLAIVKEKALSKKIFITGHSLGGSLATLLGYEIAMTGICNPNVYSFGSPKVGNIKFKENYDEKVRHSLRFVNLYDMVPLSPPFKVEVKPLNIYLEYVQVQHPITFSLNKGSIKNSHHLSTYIEGVKKMQLDYDYTPTFTYKLREAEAVEEEVI
- a CDS encoding glycogen/starch/alpha-glucan phosphorylase encodes the protein MFSSVEEFEWSFKEKLESMHGKSTADSTTQEQFQTLGTMIREHISGNWLGTSEQYRLERKKQVYYLSIEFLLGKLLKSNLIHLGLRELCESGLERLGISLSALEEFESDAGLGNGGLGRLASCFLDSLASQDLPGHGCGIRYKHGLFDQKIVDGYQVELPEQWLKYGNVWEVRRDDEAIEVLFGGEVEAFNNKNRLEFRLHGAEAITAVPYDLPIIGYHTNTVNTLRLWSAEASTHSSNKSLMKYKREAEAVSEFLYPDDTHDEGKILRLKQQYFLVSASIQRIVDSYKEQYGNIRKLHEEIAIHVNDTHPVLAIPELMRILIDVEKLSWDEAWEITTQTISYTNHTTLSEALEKWRVDLFKPLLPRIYMIVEEINERYCKELWNKYPGDWDRIEQMAIIAHGVVKMAHLAIVGSKSVNGVAEIHTEILKQREMKLFYEYEPFKFNNKTNGITHRRWLLQCNPELSSLINDSIGDGWIHEPTQLENLLEYQNDEAFLEQFMNVKKKRKEVLENYVHYTNGIALDTDSIFDIQVKRMHAYKRQLLNVLHIMYLYNRLKEDSHFKMHPRTFIFGAKASPGYYFAKKIIKLIHSVADIVNNDRYISQFIKVIFIENYRVSLGEIIFPAADVSEQISTASKEASGTGNMKFMMNGALTLGTLDGANIEILREVGEENIFTFGLTADEVLNYYQYGGYKSSDYYHHDLRIKKVLDQMLHGLFPLPREEFEPIFDSLMSYNDEYFLLRDFSSYVKAHECINHTYQNKRDWAIKSLNNVAKSGFFTSDRTIRQYASEIWNIHQRTLHHS